The Oryza brachyantha chromosome 6, ObraRS2, whole genome shotgun sequence region AACTACTGCATGTGTGTTCATTCTGCtaccaaaaataattagttcTCTATATGAatgaaagaaatagaaaaaaggaaCAATGATTGGTAGGGTTAATATTCTACATagacaaattaatattatttctattattACCAACTGATGATGCATCGGGGACATTAGATCTTCATTAATAGGTGGCATTAGATCTTCCTCAGATGGTGGTTCCACTCCCATCttgtcaaaaataaactacaattcAAACATAATAGGGATTAGCAGGACAGGAatgccaaaaatatatatttgtatacttatatttcaaatatcaCCTTGAACATCCGTGAATTAGATTGTAGTCGGCGTTGAAGTTgtgcattttcatgcattagttgtaaattttggtttcgCAAATTTTGATTAGATGATGAGGTAGATGGCCTAGGTATTCTCTCTTTGCCAGCTGCAATGACAGCAGCCTTAGACACGGCGTCATTACCAATGTGAAGGCGTCCATGTGGCAGGCCATTGCAAATGGTGTAAAGTGCCTTTGGATCTAATTCATTCCCACCTAAATCTTCTTGAGTTTCTAAGGCAGTAATTGCACTATAATCAGCCTacattgcaaaaatatatccTGAGATTGTGCAGCAATGATGGAAATAAGATAGCAACAGATCTGTTCAAAAGTTTGGAAGAGGTCACAATGACAATATACCATAATTTGTTCTGCCTTTGAGTTGTTAATTGGTCCATGACTTCCAGAactatccatatttttagcacCTGATTTCATAACAACAAATGTGTTTAATCCAGTAGTCTTCTCAGGTCCGAAGTCATGCTCCTACAAATGCAACCAATAAATTGTGAACCAACCAATGGTCTAATAAAAAGTAGTGCTTAAGGATAATTGGTTGATGGACAGATTTAGTACCAGTCATTGTTGTGTTTCAGTAAATGGTCTTGATCCTCCTCTATTCCGAGTATCATTTTTAGATTGTAGCCTTGATTCTCGGGCTTTCTGCCGCTTCTCAAGATATTGTTTAGTTTCCCAATGATGGCAGAGAGATGGCCAATCATCTTCACTAACCCATTCTACGCGAGCCTGCAAGTGTTCCTCCTTTGGAAGTTCAATTGCACAAGCTACGTTGTTTTTAATTCCCTCACCACGCACTATATGAAAGTAGAGCTTAACAGCATCAACACGAAGTTGATACATCATATCATTCGTGTTGATACATCATATCATTGACGCGCTTATATGCATAGTTTTCTAGGACACGGTCTGCAGCATCCTTCAGTTCTTCTCTTCTAGTAAACAAACGCTGCATAGTGTTGTTCAAGATACAAAATAAGTTGTAAAACACAGAGAACATATGAAATGTAGGCAGGGAAATAAGTACTTTACCCAAAATTCATTGATCACTCGATCTGCACAAGTCTCTccatctccctctcttctcttcaaGTAATAATCTGCCCAATGGAGTGCAGGACGGCTCCGAATGATCCTACCATCATTGTCAAGGTCCTCCACAGTGCCTGGGTATTCACGTTTCAAAATAACACCAAGTTGTGTGGTGTACTTGTACTCTGCAGCTTGATAATTCACATACTTGAATTGCctgtatataaataaaactacttTATTTTCAGCCTAAAAAGTTGCAGCCAACTATTAGCAAATGACTGAATGATAggactgattttttttgaaagctAGCATGGTTGACAAGTTAATATTTACTAGCGGCctaaaagaatatatttgtACTGTGGCATAAGTTTCTTAACTAGATTGCAGAATGCATGTATTATGAAATGGTTGAATGAGTACCATTTATGaattctcatagaaggctagCAATTCTGATTTTAATAggaaagctaaaaatatattgaaatgtATACTTACATTTCACCCCTAGGTATAAGGCCCACCTTCCGACCCCGTCGAGGTACAGCAAGGTTGGTCCCTGACCTCTCCTTTCGTCCCCTTTGTGCAGGAGGTTGTCTATCTTGCGTACCAGTAACACGGTGACTTTCATGGTTCTGACCTTCAGCAGTAGAGTTAGCAGGGTTCACTTGAGTGCCATTCGTAGAAGGCACACTCCTTTGTGAGCTTGCACCATTAGTGTTGCTAGTACTAGAGGAATGACTGTCTGGACGCTTCTTTGAGGCAAGAGCCCGATGACGAAGGTTGTTCATGATCTAcacaagaaaatataattattattgcttatatacatacatacatacatacatacatacatacatacatatatatatatatatatatatatatatatatatatatatatatatatatattacatacatatatatatatatatatatatagttactaATGAAGAAATATATGAGCTGAATGGTATTAAAATGCATCAATGCATACGCAGCAATTACTTAATAACATGACAACAATATATAGCATATTTCACACAAGTCTTGTCCACATCatacacaacaaaaaaaacaagacttaatttataattaaaaatctttAGGATCATAAATTGGGCCTTCTAGCTCATGATCTTCGTCagcttcatcatcatcatcatcatcatcatcatcatcatcatcatcatcatcatcatcatcatattcATCATCAAATTCTTCATCTTCCTGTCTTGAGGCATTATGTTTGGCAAGATAGTCCAAATCTCTCTCATTAGTTATCTCATCAGATGTGTAAGAAGTTGCTATTTCAATGTCATCCCCTAAATCAATGATAAAATGACCTTCTAACCCGTCCTCTTGATAGAATGAGTCAATTTGCGGCTGATCATCAATAGGAACATATTCATCTCTGCTACTAGGAGGTAAATAAACATGAGGGGTAACATGATATACGACCCACCAATCTTTTAAATATGTCCTGGAATCACATGGGTAAGGCAGGAAATAAACTTGAGTAACTTGACTTGCAAGAACAAATGATTCAAAGTTTGAAAGCCTAGATGTGTGCTTAACTTCAACCAAACCTAAATTTTCAGTGCGCCTAACACCTTCCGGTGTTGGATCAAACCAACGGCAATCAAACAAAACCAACTCTAGGTTCATGCTGCCTTCCCAAGTAATTTTGATGATGTCCTCGATGACACCAAAGTAGTCAATAACATTGTCATCATCATCGACGCAAGACATACAAACACCAGTATTGATAGTACTTAATCCTGGTTTTGCACTCTCATACTTCTCCGAACGAAATCTACATCCATTCACATCATAGCATCCATAAGAGGTTACTCTTTTAGAAAATCCATAAGAAATATGCCACAAGGTACTGTCAATACTAGACTTTATCATGCACtgcataaatataataagttaTTAGTTGAATAAGTTAAAAGAAAGAATGAAACAGTAGATTAGTTTGAAAGAATTACTTGTTTTTTGAACCAATCAAAGAAATTAGGTCCATGTCTGGTCCCACGGTAATATTTCCAACCATTTAATCTTAGGTCACGATGTTGCTTATCTGTAGGTGCAATTCTACTCTTCCATTGTTCCTTATCAAATTGTCTACATGTAGGGTATAATTTAGGGAAAATACAAGAAATGCTAGAAagttaaaaatgttttgtttCAAACACTTACTCAAAGGAAGAATCCATCTCAAATATGTTAGTTAATATATACAAGAAAGCAGCCTTGTACTCCTCGCTTGTAAGATCACGACATGCACGATGATTAAAACACCGACCAGGgtattgaaaaatatgaaggttACAGGAACTCTCAAATGTAGAGGTACCGTCATCGTATCGAGGGATTTTATTTCTAGTCGATCTCACATTGTTGCTAAAATAAAGTGAGAGGAAATTTGTATTTTCCTCCACTAAATAAGCTTCGACAATGGATCCCTCAACACGAGCTTtatttctaactttttttctaaGTTTTCCGATGCACCTATATTGTTGAACATGATAagtcaaaaataaatagttgtaAGGACTAGccaaaaacttaattttttcaggtttgtgttaattaatattttacctCTCATATGGATACATCCAACGGGCTAGAACAGGACCACCAAGGCGTGCCTCACGAGGTAGATGTACAATTAGATGTTGCATCAGATTGAAAAATCCTGGTGGGAATATATTCTCTAGTTTGCACAGAAGAACAGCAATGTTCTGTTCAAGAGATTGCACGACATCCTTGCTTAGTTCTTTAGCACATAATTGTCTATAGAAAAAACTAAGCTCAGCCAAACAAACCCATATATTTTCAGGAAGGAATCCACGAAAAGCTACAGGAAGCAATCTCTCAATAAATATGTGGTAGTCATGACTTTTTAGGCCAAAAACCCTCCTTCTCAATAAGTTGACCCCTCTTCTAATGTTGGCTGCATATCCATTAGGGAATTTTAGATCTTGAAACCACTTtagaatgatttttttgtcattcCTATCAATGCAGAAAGTTGCCCTTGGCTTGTGCCACTTGCCATTGCCCTTCAACTCCAAGTGCAATGACGGGCGGTTGCAAATGTCAAGTATATCCTGTCTTGCCTTCACATTGTCCTTTGAATTATTAGGTATATTAAAGCATGTGTTCCATATAGCTTCGGCTACATTTTTCTCATTGTGCATGACATCAATATTGTGTGGGAGGAGTAATTTATGAAAGTATGGAAGCTGCCAAAAACAGTTCAGGTGGGTCCAATTGTGAGTTTTACCATAGTTACTTCTATCATCTACATGTGCATACATTTGTTCTCTTACTTCCTCTCCTGTTAAAATCCTTGGTGCTTCATCCAATACTATGGTATTCTTTCGAAATGCGTTGGATTGAAATCTAAACTCATGGTCTCTAGGAAAAAAAACGCCTATGACAATCAAACCAGCATGCTTTGCCACCATTACGGAGACGAAATGCTTGTGTATTACATAGACATATTGGGCATCCAAGGATACCATGGGTGCTCCAGGCAGCAAAATTTCCATAAGCAGGACAATCATGGACAGACCACAAAAAGGCTACTCTCATGTTAAATCTTTCCTTGCGTGTAGCATCCCATGTTTCAACCCCCTCCCACAACTTGAGAAGATCATCAACTAACGGTTGCATAAGAATACTCAACTTTTTCCCTGGGTGTTCAGGACCGGAGATAACTAGTGCAAGGAATATATATTCTGCTCTCAAGAGTATTCCACGGGGCAAATTTAGTGGAGAAATAAAAACTGGCCAACAAGAGTACGAAGCAACAATAATATTGAAAGGTGTGAAGCCATCGGTTGAAA contains the following coding sequences:
- the LOC107304359 gene encoding uncharacterized protein LOC107304359; the encoded protein is MGHDGVDQHDNMDEMLLELGAAQPPVHDEEPTPSASAFYRMVDSANESVHENTMHSKLSAIARLLALKSEYNMSIAHYDDTLQLIHELLPPESNLARDFYHSKKLLQGLGMTYIKIDVCYNNCMLYYKENEHKDKCDFCNTPRFEDGQNKVPRKVLRYLPIADRLQRLYAHEDTAKAMQSHKKSTTSKLVHPCDGEAWQQFDIDFPDFGRDPRNVRLVISTDGFTPFNIIVASYSCWPVFISPLNLPRGILLRAEYIFLALVISGPEHPGKKLSILMQPLVDDLLKLWEGVETWDATRKERFNMRVAFLWSVHDCPAYGNFAAWSTHGVFFPRDHEFRFQSNAFRKNTIVLDEAPRILTGEELPYFHKLLLPHNIDVMHNEKNVAEAIWNTCFNIPNNSKDNVKARQDILDICNRPSLHLELKGNGKWHKPRATFCIDRNDKKIILKWFQDLKFPNGYAANIRRGVNLLRRRVFGLKSHDYHIFIERLLPVAFRGFLPENIWVCLAELSFFYRQLCAKELSKDVVQSLEQNIAVLLCKLENIFPPGFFNLMQHLIVHLPREARLGGPVLARWMYPYERQFDKEQWKSRIAPTDKQHRDLRLNGWKYYRGTRHGPNFFDWFKKQCMIKSSIDSTLWHISYGFSKRVTSYGCYDVNGCRFRSEKYESAKPGLSTINTGVCMSCVDDDDNVIDYFGVIEDIIKITWEGSMNLELVLFDCRWFDPTPEGVRRTENLGLVEVKHTSRLSNFESFVLASQIMNNLRHRALASKKRPDSHSSSTSNTNGASSQRSVPSTNGTQVNPANSTAEGQNHESHRVTGTQDRQPPAQRGRKERSGTNLAVPRRGRKVGLIPRGEMQFKYVNYQAAEYKYTTQLGVILKREYPGTVEDLDNDGRIIRSRPALHWADYYLKRREGDGETCADRVINEFWRLFTRREELKDAADRVLENYAYKRVNDMMYQHE